In Ureibacillus thermophilus, the genomic stretch GTAGAAAGTACGAAAGGAGAAGTGCTGAAATATAACGGAGAACTGATTACTGCCATGTTTCATTCCATGAGCAACGGCCGGACGGAAAGCTCCAAAAATTATAGCGGCGTCGATTTACCTTATCTCCAATCTGTTGTCAGTGCGGATTTTCAAACAGAAAATTACGTTGTGAAAAAAAAATGGACATTGGATGAATGGAACCGCCTACTCAAAGTTAATATGACGCTTGATGATATCAAAAAAATCCGTACAAAACTTAATAACACTGGGAGGGTAGAAAAAGTTAATTTTGGCACGAAAGAGTGGACAGGGCGTGAATTTCGAGATTTGCTTGATTTGCGTTCAACGGATTTTACGATTGCAGTCGTCAATAACAAAATTGAAATTACGACAGAAGGCTACGGACACGGTGTCGGGATGAGCCAATATGGAGCGGATGCAATGGCAAAGCAAGGAAGAACCGCCCATCAAATCCTTGCCCATTATTACAAAGACACAACGATTGAAAAAATGATGTGCACAAAATAATTCTTACACCACACAAATCGTACGTTTGAAAAAATATGATGCAAAAAATAGTGAAAATTTCCAAAAAAGTTGTTTAGAAATTCCAAAACTTGTTCATCCTTCATATTGAGGTGATGAACAAATGAGAGAAGACCAAAACAAACAAAATAACACTTCTCAAAAACTAAAAAAATGGCAACAACAACCTTGGTTTTGGCCGGCAATATATGGGGGCATGGCAGCAGTACTCATTGGGTTAATTGTTACTTATTCTGTAATCACAAGCGAAGATAAGAGCGAAACGGTGAATGAACCAGTAGTACAGGAAGAAGAATCTCCAATCATTGAAACCAATGCGCAAACGGAAACACTCAAATATCCATTCGCCGAAAATCAACTTGAAAATGCAAAAGTATTACAAGATTTCTATGACATCAACGCAGATGCTGAAACTCGTGAAAATGCACTTCTTGTATTCGATCAAACATTCACAACATCATCCGGAATTTCAATTTCCATCAACAACGAACCGTTTGAAGTACTCGCTGCAATGAGCGGTGAAGTAAAAGAAGTGAAACTAGATGCGTTCACTGGCAACAAGATTGTCATCGCCCACCCGAACGGAATGGAAACACACTATAGCTCCGTGGCGGACATCCTTGTCAAAGAAGGCGATAAAGTAGAACAAGGACAACCGATTGCAACATCTACAGAAAATGATTGGAATCCAACTGCCGGCATCCATCTTCACTTTGAAGTATTAGAAGACGGTAAAAACGTCAACCCAAGAAATTATTTAAGCTTCTAACAAATGAAAGCGCAGCCTGAATGGAAAAATCCCGACTTTTCAGGCTGCGCTTTTGACTTTCCTAGGAAAAAAAGTTCTGAAAATGTTGGAAGATACATATGGTGAATAAACGTTAAATCGCTGATTGCAAACGTCAATGAAATAAATGTATCAGAAAAACATCGAAATAGATTGTTTATTGTAGGCAAAACTGCACTTCTTAGATCCGAGAGAAAGGAAGAGAACGTGCACGAGCACATTAGGCACCGTTGTGTACAACTGGGAAAGCTGCTTGTGGAGACGGGCGAGACGGTTAGAGTCCTTGCGAAGATGACAGGATATTCCAAGAGTACGGTGCACAAAGACTTAACAGAGCGCTTACAATTAGTGAATGAAGAATTAGCGAAAGAAGTGAGAGAAATATTAGCCTACCACAAATCCGTTCGTCATTTGCGAGGGGGAGAGGCGACACGTAGAAAGTGGCAGTCCCAAAAAAAACAGTGAAAAGGCATTTGGTTTGGCTTTGTCCCAAAGTCAGGCTGAATGCTTTTTCATTTCCTTCCTGTGAAAAAGTTTGTGAAGCTGCCTAGAAAGTAGCAAAATCATCGATTCGTTACATTGATAGAAAGAATGTTTGAAAAATTGTCAAAGGAACATAGAAGAGGGATTTTGAATGAGTTGTAGAATAATGTTGAAAGACGCTAAAAACTCCGATAATTAAGATGTAAATAAAACTTTATTATGATAAAATATTCTAGATAAAATGTATAAATTATGAACGTAGTAGTAATGGAGTCGCAACATTTCGGAAGGAGAAATTAGATTATTATGTTTTCAAAGGATATAGGGATCGACTTAGGAACAGCTAATGTACTGATTTATGTGAAGGGAAAGGGCATTGTACTGAACGAACCTTCTGTGGTGGCAATCGACAAGAAAACGAATAAAGTGCTTGCTGTTGGCGAGGAAGCAAGACAAATGGTAGGGCGTACACCGGGAAACATTGTCGCCATTCGTCCTTTGAAGGATGGAGTCATTGCAGATTTTGATTTAACAGAAGCCATGTTAAGACACTTCCTTAACAAACTTGATGTGAAAGGGTTTTTCTCTAAACCTCGCATCTTAATTTGCTGTCCGACAAACATTACAAGCGTTGAAAAGAAAGCGATTCGCGAAGCAGCTGAAAAATCAGGAGGCAAAAAAGTCTATATTGAAGAAGAACCAAAAGTGGCTGCCATCGGTGCAGGCATGGACATTTTCCAACCAAGCGGCAACATGGTTGTCGATATCGGCGGCGGTACGACAGATATTGCAGTGCTTTCCATGGGGGATATTGTAACAAGTGAATCAATTAAAGTTGCAGGAGATACATTCGACAATGATATTCTTCAATACATTAAGAAGGAATATAAACTGCTTATTGGTGAACGTACAGCCGAAGCGATCAAAATCAATATCGGAACGGTATTCCCTGGCAGCCGGAATGAAGAAATGGAAATCCGCGGCCGCGACATGGTCACAGGGCTCCCTCGCACGATTACAATTCATTCATCCGAAATTGAAAAAGCATTGCATGAATCTGTCCATCTCATCGTTCAATCTGCGAAAAACGTATTAGAAAAAACGCCGCCAGAACTTTCTGCAGACATTATTGACCGAGGCGTCATCTTAACAGGCGGTGGCGCATTGCTTCACGGCATTGATCAGCTGCTCATGCAAGAATTAAAAGTGCCAGTCTTTATAGCTGAAAATCCAATGGACTGCGTAGCGCTTGGTACAGGCATCATGCTAGACAACATTGACCGTTCACCTGGCTCAAAATTCTAAAATGCCTTAAGTCGCCTCTAACATCATAAGAAAATTAAAAAAACGATAATCGAATTGCGACAATTTGCCGATATCAATGGAAGAGGTATTTTCCAAATTGGAGGGGGAAACGGCGTGTTTAAAGGAATTTATACAGCAGCGTCCGGCATGCTAGCTCAACAAAGAAAAACAGAAATATTGACAAACAATATGGCAAACGCCAATACACCAGGATATAAAGCAGAACAGACAACGATTCGTTCATTCCCGGAAATGCTTTTGTCTGCAATTGATGATACAAATGTTCCGACTAAAAAAGGATTAAACTTAAATCTCATTCAACCCATCGGAAATCTTTCTACAGGCATCTATTTGCAAGAAACAATGCCGAACTTCGCTCAAGGGGATATATACGAAACGGAATATACTACCAATCTTGCTTTAGTGAACGGCAATCTTCCAGCAGGCAGCAGCATCTTCTTCCGCTTGGCTCATCCGGATGGCGGTGAAGCCTATACTCGAAACGGGAATTTCACTTTAGATGGACAAGGCTATTTAGTCAATGCAGACGGTTACTATGTTTTATCTGAAACAGGCAATCGCATCCAGCTTCCAAATGAAGATTTCCAAGTTGCAGACAACGGTGCCGTATATGTCAACAATCAACAAGTGGCGACAATTGGTGTAGCTTATGCCCAAAACGCCTATCAATTAATTAAACAAGATAACGGACTGTTCCGCACGCAAGACGGTGGGGCTCTGCCATCTGCCTATGCTCAAAACGGAATCACTTTTGCAATGAAACAAAAATATTTAGAAGGCTCTAACGTGGATGCTGCCCAATCGATGACGCAATTGCTAACGGCATATCGTGCATTCGAAGCGAACCAAAAAGTGATCCAAGCCTATGATAAGAGCATGGAAAAAGCAGTAAATGAAATTGGAAAAGTATAAGAAAGGAGGGCTAATGAATGCTACGAACGATGCTCACAGCAACAAACTCATTAAACCAAATACAAAAGCAAATTGACACAATAAGCAATAACATTGCCAATGTCGATACAATCGGTTATAAAGCAAAAGAAGCCCGTTTTTCGGAAATGCTTTACCAAGAATATGTCAACACTCGAAAAGATACTGCAGCGAGGCTCACCCCTGAAGGCATCCGCTATGGCGTTGGCGCGAGAGTTTCGCAAATCCAAACAAACAATGCCCAAGGATCTTTGAAAACGACGGATCGGGATTTAGACTTTGCATTCACAAAAGAACGCCAATATTTCAATATTCTCATGCCGAATGAAAACGGCGAAATCAATATGGTCTACTCCCGCCAAGGCAACTTCTATGTATCGCCAATTAACGATGAACAAGTGATGCTTGTCACAGCGGAAGGCTATGCAGTAGCTGATAGCAACGGCAACCCAATTGTATTGAACGACAACGTAAAAAGTTTTACATTAAGAGAAAACGGCTCATTGGTTGTTAATTATAATGACGACACAGAAGAAACTTTCCAATTGGGAGTAACAGAAATCCAATTGCCGCAAGTAATGGAGGCAGTTTCTGGCCCTTATCTTGCATTACCTGCAAATTTTGATGAATTAGGTTATGATGAAAATGATATTCTAACAAACTTAGTGGGAATTGTCCGGGAAAACATTGGCCTTGAAAATCAAAAATTAGAAATGTCGAACGTGAATCTTTCTAAAGAAATGACAAACTTAATTCAAGCCCAGCGTACTTATCAATTTAATGCCCGTGCCATTACAATTGCCGATCAAATGATGGGGCTCATTAACGGAATTCGCTAATAATTGACCAAAAACTTTGGCTAACTAATGTTTTGACGTATCGACAACATTCATTCATGGCAAACAGAACAGGACCATTCGTTTACTAAAAAATCTTTGCAAACAAGGAGAACAGAAAATGGCAAACGAACTAAAAAGCGGCTCCACTCTGCCTCAAAAAAGATCAAGACGCCGAGAAAATGAGAAACAGAAGCGGTTCAAGTGGATGAATGACATACATAAAAAAGAGAGCCCACAAAATAACGACAAAGAAAGTAGAAATTTCAAAATATATCGCACCCGCAAGATTCCCATTTGGCTAAGAATCGTGATTGTGCTGATTCTAATGTTTTTTGCGTCCATATGTGGACTGATGATCGGATATGGTGTAATTGGCGAAGGCGCCCCAATGGATGCATTGAAATGGGAAACATACCAACATATTCTCGATCTCATTAACGGAAAAGAATAGCGTATGCACCACAAATTTTCGTGGAAAGATGAAAGTAATGGATTCACTCCTTCCTAAGGATGTCATATCCAAGGCTGCCGCTTTTTTCGTTTGCTTTATTTTGAAATGAGGGGGAAATATCATGTTAAATGCTGAACAAATTCAAGCCATTTTGCCGCATCGTTATCCTTTTTTGCTAGTTGACCGCATCATCGAAATCGAAGAAGGGAAAAAAGCAGTAGGCATCAAAAATGTGTCTATTAACGAACCATTCTTCAACGGCCATTTCCCAGGCTATCCAGTGATGCCGGGGGTATTAATTGTGGAAGCATTGGCGCAAGTTGGCGGAGTGGCATTATTGAATTCTGAGGAATTTAAGGGAAGATTAGCCTTTTTAACAGGAATTGACAACGCCCGCTTTAAACGTCAAGTCGTTCCAGGTGATCAGTTGAAATTGGAAGTGGAGTTTGTGAAATTGCGCGGCACGATGGGGAAAGGCCACGGCGTTGCGACAGTGAACGGCGAACTTGTCGCAGAAGCAGACATTTTATTTGCAATCGGCCCGGAAGCTCCAAAAACAAAATAGGTTTCGTTCCGTTTATGCACCTCCTTCTTCCTAGAGACGAAGCCGAAAATGAATAATTCGAACAGAACTGTATACCCTTAAATGGTAAATAGGTTTGAAAAAAGATAGTAAAAGAGATAAAATGTAACAGTTGACTTTATTATTTTTCATAGATAGAGTATAAGCACCCTTGGCTTTTTTATTATAGGAGGTTTAATAATAAAATGTATAAACAGCTATCTTCGGGCGTAAAAATCAGCATTACACGTTCCATTTCAACCGCTTTTGAAAATTATTTGGCGAGCATTGGCTGGGATGAAGATCGCTTCTCGATGGAAGAGTTTATGAAAAGATGGCAAGAATATTTCTTAGAAAATGCAGCATGGTTTGAAAAAGTGCCGCAAGAAGTGTTATTGAGCCCTGAATTCCACGAAGAAATCGCTCAAAAAATCGATGAAGTCATTGCCAAAATTTTGAATGAAAAACCGACGAAAAAACAGATTGAATCCATCGAAAAAATGCAGAAACAGCTCGGCACAAATTATACCTATGGCTGTAAGGCAGAAGCAAATTATGTTGAACAATTGTTGAAAGAGCGATTGAAAGAAAAGGAATGCTGACAGACTCGATCAAATAAATGGAAAAAGTTCTAAAATCGATAATGGATAGTTCCCTCCTTTTTCGCACAAATTAAAATCAGTCACTGACGAGGTGACGATTCGCGAAGAAAGGGGGGATTTTTTATGAAGCCGTTCTTCTATGCGTTATTGTTAGGGTCTATTTTATTAGTGGGCTGTAATAATAACGATGACGACAACGCCATTAACGATGTAGACAATGGCGTGGAAAAAGGCGTAGAAGATGTAGGTGAAGGTATTGAAGAAGGCGTGAATGATGTCGGAGAG encodes the following:
- the spoIID gene encoding stage II sporulation protein D — translated: MEDCNIFIRITGQEDSIPLEEYVVGVVAAEMPASFHLEALKAQAIAARTYVLKSTNYGQTPIEPTVLRQVFYDEDTRKSNWQATFEENEGKIREAVESTKGEVLKYNGELITAMFHSMSNGRTESSKNYSGVDLPYLQSVVSADFQTENYVVKKKWTLDEWNRLLKVNMTLDDIKKIRTKLNNTGRVEKVNFGTKEWTGREFRDLLDLRSTDFTIAVVNNKIEITTEGYGHGVGMSQYGADAMAKQGRTAHQILAHYYKDTTIEKMMCTK
- a CDS encoding M23 family metallopeptidase; its protein translation is MREDQNKQNNTSQKLKKWQQQPWFWPAIYGGMAAVLIGLIVTYSVITSEDKSETVNEPVVQEEESPIIETNAQTETLKYPFAENQLENAKVLQDFYDINADAETRENALLVFDQTFTTSSGISISINNEPFEVLAAMSGEVKEVKLDAFTGNKIVIAHPNGMETHYSSVADILVKEGDKVEQGQPIATSTENDWNPTAGIHLHFEVLEDGKNVNPRNYLSF
- a CDS encoding sporulation transcriptional regulator SpoIIID, which encodes MHEHIRHRCVQLGKLLVETGETVRVLAKMTGYSKSTVHKDLTERLQLVNEELAKEVREILAYHKSVRHLRGGEATRRKWQSQKKQ
- a CDS encoding rod shape-determining protein yields the protein MFSKDIGIDLGTANVLIYVKGKGIVLNEPSVVAIDKKTNKVLAVGEEARQMVGRTPGNIVAIRPLKDGVIADFDLTEAMLRHFLNKLDVKGFFSKPRILICCPTNITSVEKKAIREAAEKSGGKKVYIEEEPKVAAIGAGMDIFQPSGNMVVDIGGGTTDIAVLSMGDIVTSESIKVAGDTFDNDILQYIKKEYKLLIGERTAEAIKINIGTVFPGSRNEEMEIRGRDMVTGLPRTITIHSSEIEKALHESVHLIVQSAKNVLEKTPPELSADIIDRGVILTGGGALLHGIDQLLMQELKVPVFIAENPMDCVALGTGIMLDNIDRSPGSKF
- a CDS encoding flagellar hook-basal body protein, encoding MFKGIYTAASGMLAQQRKTEILTNNMANANTPGYKAEQTTIRSFPEMLLSAIDDTNVPTKKGLNLNLIQPIGNLSTGIYLQETMPNFAQGDIYETEYTTNLALVNGNLPAGSSIFFRLAHPDGGEAYTRNGNFTLDGQGYLVNADGYYVLSETGNRIQLPNEDFQVADNGAVYVNNQQVATIGVAYAQNAYQLIKQDNGLFRTQDGGALPSAYAQNGITFAMKQKYLEGSNVDAAQSMTQLLTAYRAFEANQKVIQAYDKSMEKAVNEIGKV
- a CDS encoding flagellar hook-basal body protein, whose protein sequence is MLRTMLTATNSLNQIQKQIDTISNNIANVDTIGYKAKEARFSEMLYQEYVNTRKDTAARLTPEGIRYGVGARVSQIQTNNAQGSLKTTDRDLDFAFTKERQYFNILMPNENGEINMVYSRQGNFYVSPINDEQVMLVTAEGYAVADSNGNPIVLNDNVKSFTLRENGSLVVNYNDDTEETFQLGVTEIQLPQVMEAVSGPYLALPANFDELGYDENDILTNLVGIVRENIGLENQKLEMSNVNLSKEMTNLIQAQRTYQFNARAITIADQMMGLINGIR
- a CDS encoding DNA-directed RNA polymerase subunit beta; translated protein: MANELKSGSTLPQKRSRRRENEKQKRFKWMNDIHKKESPQNNDKESRNFKIYRTRKIPIWLRIVIVLILMFFASICGLMIGYGVIGEGAPMDALKWETYQHILDLINGKE
- the fabZ gene encoding 3-hydroxyacyl-ACP dehydratase FabZ, with protein sequence MLNAEQIQAILPHRYPFLLVDRIIEIEEGKKAVGIKNVSINEPFFNGHFPGYPVMPGVLIVEALAQVGGVALLNSEEFKGRLAFLTGIDNARFKRQVVPGDQLKLEVEFVKLRGTMGKGHGVATVNGELVAEADILFAIGPEAPKTK